The following proteins are encoded in a genomic region of Nitratireductor sp. GISD-1A_MAKvit:
- a CDS encoding Fur family transcriptional regulator, whose amino-acid sequence MSADLTRNQALVMKTLSGAAAPLSAYTILDRLRDDGLRAPLQVYRALDKLTEMGLVHRLESLNAFVACAHPHCHEQELIAFAICENCGKVEEFSDDVVKDRLDGWTRSHGFKAAKTTIEIRGNCEGCVGAT is encoded by the coding sequence ATGAGTGCCGATCTGACACGCAACCAGGCGCTGGTGATGAAGACTCTTTCTGGCGCTGCGGCGCCGCTCAGCGCCTATACGATCCTTGACCGGCTGCGCGATGACGGGCTGCGCGCGCCGCTGCAGGTTTACCGCGCGCTCGACAAGCTGACGGAGATGGGGCTGGTGCACCGGCTTGAAAGCCTCAACGCATTCGTTGCCTGCGCACACCCTCACTGCCACGAGCAGGAATTGATCGCCTTCGCCATTTGCGAAAACTGCGGCAAGGTGGAAGAGTTCTCTGACGACGTGGTGAAGGACAGGCTTGACGGATGGACACGCTCGCACGGTTTCAAGGCGGCGAAGACGACGATTGAAATCCGCGGGAACTGTGAAGGATGCGTGGGCGCGACTTGA
- a CDS encoding Rrf2 family transcriptional regulator, giving the protein MKRDSRLSSVLHALLHMAEEDGPMTSDQLAGCLRTNPVVVRRTMGLLREAGFVTSDRGPAGGWRIVVDLEAVTLRELHAALGEPAIFAIGNRTETPECLVEQTVNAALDDTFLRAEALLLERFSEITLADLATDFSRRHVQQCKQED; this is encoded by the coding sequence ATGAAACGAGACAGCCGCCTCTCCTCCGTCCTGCATGCGCTTCTTCACATGGCTGAAGAAGATGGGCCGATGACATCCGACCAGCTTGCCGGATGTCTGCGCACCAATCCGGTGGTCGTGCGCCGTACCATGGGGCTGTTGCGCGAGGCCGGGTTCGTTACATCGGACCGGGGACCGGCCGGCGGGTGGCGCATTGTCGTAGACCTTGAGGCCGTTACCCTGCGCGAGCTGCATGCCGCACTCGGCGAACCCGCCATCTTTGCCATCGGAAATCGCACCGAGACGCCTGAATGCCTGGTGGAACAGACGGTCAATGCGGCACTCGACGACACATTTCTCAGGGCGGAAGCGCTGCTTCTGGAGAGGTTTTCCGAAATCACGCTTGCTGACCTTGCAACCGATTTTTCCCGCCGGCACGTGCAGCAATGCAAACAGGAAGATTAA